A region from the Manihot esculenta cultivar AM560-2 chromosome 13, M.esculenta_v8, whole genome shotgun sequence genome encodes:
- the LOC122721512 gene encoding uncharacterized protein LOC122721512 — protein MIVGGTRGQMSRRERKRSRDEERNDNEVIQVVEHSPTIISFSLVDAHGIQTPHDDALVIEVVIHNFRVRKILVDDGSKVNLLPYRVFQQIGIPEEQMVRDQAPVKGIGGTPIPVEGKVKVALTLGEAPLSWTHYAVFLVVKLPLSYNAILGRPVLYDFEVVTSIRYLTMKFPIETGVGVIRGRQEEARALYLATAAEPSSVDERFNSEVMEVRDEKKEARTKPV, from the coding sequence atgattgtcggAGGAACGAGAGGACAGATGAGCAggagagaaaggaaaagaagcCGAGACGAGGAGAGAAACGACAATGAAGTCATACAGGTGGTAGAACACTCCCCAACGATCATCTCCTTCTCCCTAGTAGATGCTCATGGCATCCAAACGCCTCATGATGATGCCCTCGTCATTGAAGTTGTTATTCATAACTTCCGTGTCAGGAAGATCCTGGTCGATGATGGAAGCAAAGTAAATCTACTGCCTTACAGGGTCTTCCAGCAGATAGGGATACCAGAAGAACAGATGGTGCGGGATCAGGCCCCAGTAAAGGGGATCGGAGGAACTCCAATACCCGTAGAAGGAAAAGTGAAGGTAGCTCTGACCCTGGGGGAGGCACCCCTATCTTGGACTCACTACGCCGTGTTCCTGGTGGTGAAACTCCCTCTGAGCTACAATGCCATACTGGGAAGGCCTGTGCTGTATGACTTTGAGGTGGTGACCAGCATTAGGTACTTGACCATGAAATTCCCAATAGAAACAGGGGTAGGAGTAATTCGAGGACgtcaggaagaagcaagggcattATACTTGGCCACTGCGGCAGAACCGAGCTCGGTTGATGAGAGATTCAACTCAGAGGTGATGGAAGTCAGGGATGAAAAGAAAGAAGCCAGGACAAAACCAGTATGA